One genomic window of Candidatus Pseudobacter hemicellulosilyticus includes the following:
- a CDS encoding LytTR family DNA-binding domain-containing protein: MIKAIIIEDEQHCVQRLQGLLQQQAPLAVRVVAVAGSVAEGLQAIREHRPQLVFLDIQLQEQTAFDLLGQLEQKDFEIIFTTAYDQYAVPAFRFSALDYLLKPIDPDQLQEALTRITGRQQDHHTAARLDALLHNLKDLQGATKKICVPVMNGLVFVQVSDIIRCQSQVNYTTFYLKDGQTMVVAKTLKEFEGMLNDYNFFRVHNSHLVNIAYIKSYNKGKGGYVVMSDDSEVEVSSRRKEAFLKKLME, encoded by the coding sequence ATGATCAAAGCTATCATTATAGAAGATGAACAACACTGCGTACAGCGTTTGCAGGGGTTACTTCAGCAGCAGGCTCCCCTTGCAGTACGGGTGGTGGCGGTGGCCGGCTCTGTAGCGGAAGGTCTTCAGGCTATCCGGGAACATAGGCCACAGCTGGTATTCCTGGACATTCAACTGCAGGAACAGACAGCCTTTGATCTGCTGGGCCAGCTGGAACAGAAAGATTTCGAGATCATTTTTACCACGGCCTATGATCAGTATGCCGTACCCGCTTTTCGTTTCAGCGCACTGGATTACCTGCTTAAACCCATTGACCCGGACCAGCTCCAGGAGGCACTGACCAGAATAACAGGCAGGCAACAGGACCACCATACCGCCGCCAGGCTGGATGCCCTGTTGCATAATTTAAAAGACCTTCAGGGCGCTACCAAAAAGATCTGTGTGCCGGTCATGAACGGATTGGTATTTGTCCAGGTCAGCGATATCATCCGCTGCCAGAGCCAGGTCAACTACACCACCTTTTATTTAAAGGATGGGCAGACCATGGTAGTAGCCAAAACCCTGAAAGAGTTTGAAGGCATGCTGAACGATTACAATTTTTTCCGCGTACACAATTCCCACCTGGTCAATATTGCCTATATCAAAAGCTACAACAAGGGTAAGGGCGGCTATGTGGTCATGTCCGACGATTCCGAAGTAGAAGTTTCTTCGCGCCGCAAGGAAGCTTTCCTGAAAAAACTGATGGAATAG
- a CDS encoding tetratricopeptide repeat protein, giving the protein MKPLVTLLLLVMGQTVCASNRIDSLLHALRQHPAADKERLHLLNELAFDYAVADPAKGSATADEAIQLASQLKNLSGLASSYSNKGVNLVALGQDSLALTYYQQSLQLHQQEENLRGMARIYNNMAIVYVGQSDYARALDNHRKCYAVFEQLGNKLMMAQSLNNTGVVYLYLADYPRALAYYLKALAILEQLDNKDALAHALTNIGIIYKNLTDPQLALSYHRRAAALYEQTGNRQGLASTLGNMGVAYDMAEKPDTALIHYRQALAINTQLGNSRRIASDLTNMGIAFNGLGRPDSALHRFREAYQLYELSGDKNSTSIVLNQLGNLYMKLPDSIALREGIGLRERHRQALAWFQSSLQLAREAAAADRLSETWKALSEAHEQMNEPAKALAAYKQHILYRDSVYNSEKQQQVTRNEMRFEFEKKEMQAAAELTAERTRRNAIAGSAAILLLAVSTVFFFYRRRLIAEKKERLAAARAEAVAAEMKALRLQMNPHFIFNALNSISGFISSNQSQEADRFLVKFARLMRITLENSEQTEVELHTDLQALELYLELEALRHQQRFTYSISIDQSIDAGNTLIPPMLLQPFVENSILHGLPAKKEQGHIAIRVFEQDGMLYCTVADNGIGIGHAAAGGSAGPATTAGVSSKRSMGLAITRERISSHNKLHGSHASVSLTDTGGGTLATVRLPLRLSF; this is encoded by the coding sequence ATGAAGCCATTGGTGACCTTATTGTTGCTGGTCATGGGCCAGACTGTCTGCGCCAGCAACAGGATCGATTCCCTGCTACATGCATTGCGGCAACATCCTGCAGCTGATAAAGAACGGCTGCACCTGCTCAATGAGCTGGCCTTCGACTACGCCGTAGCCGATCCGGCCAAAGGATCAGCCACGGCAGACGAAGCTATTCAGCTGGCCAGCCAGCTCAAGAACCTTTCCGGGCTTGCGTCTTCCTATTCCAACAAAGGCGTTAACCTGGTGGCATTGGGACAGGACTCCCTGGCATTGACCTACTATCAGCAATCCCTGCAGCTGCACCAGCAGGAAGAAAACCTCAGGGGAATGGCCAGGATCTATAACAATATGGCCATCGTGTATGTGGGACAATCCGACTATGCACGCGCCCTGGATAACCACCGGAAATGTTATGCCGTCTTTGAACAGCTGGGCAACAAACTGATGATGGCGCAGTCGCTCAACAATACCGGCGTGGTCTATCTCTACCTGGCTGATTATCCCCGGGCACTGGCGTATTACCTGAAAGCGCTGGCCATCCTGGAGCAACTGGATAACAAGGATGCGCTGGCCCATGCGCTCACCAATATAGGCATCATCTATAAGAACCTGACTGATCCACAGCTGGCGCTGAGCTACCATCGCCGGGCAGCCGCCCTCTATGAGCAAACCGGTAACAGGCAGGGCCTGGCCAGTACACTCGGGAATATGGGTGTGGCCTATGATATGGCCGAAAAACCGGATACCGCCCTGATACACTACCGGCAGGCGCTGGCCATCAACACACAATTGGGTAATAGCCGGCGGATAGCCAGTGATCTTACCAATATGGGCATTGCGTTCAATGGGCTGGGGCGGCCGGATTCCGCCCTGCATCGTTTTCGAGAAGCCTACCAGCTGTATGAATTGTCGGGCGATAAGAACAGTACTTCCATTGTATTGAACCAATTGGGCAACCTGTATATGAAACTCCCGGACAGTATTGCCCTGCGGGAAGGGATCGGGCTCAGGGAGCGCCACAGGCAGGCCCTGGCCTGGTTCCAGTCAAGTCTTCAGCTGGCCCGTGAAGCAGCAGCAGCCGACCGGCTTAGCGAGACCTGGAAAGCCCTCAGTGAAGCCCACGAGCAGATGAATGAACCCGCAAAGGCGCTGGCTGCCTATAAACAGCATATCCTTTATCGCGACAGCGTATACAATTCCGAAAAACAACAGCAGGTCACGCGGAATGAAATGCGGTTCGAATTTGAGAAAAAGGAAATGCAGGCCGCTGCTGAACTGACCGCAGAGCGCACAAGGCGCAATGCCATTGCCGGCAGCGCAGCCATACTGCTGCTGGCCGTGAGTACCGTTTTCTTCTTTTACAGGAGAAGACTTATAGCCGAAAAGAAAGAGCGACTGGCAGCAGCCAGGGCAGAGGCCGTAGCTGCCGAGATGAAAGCCCTCCGGTTGCAGATGAACCCGCATTTTATTTTCAATGCCCTTAATTCCATCAGCGGCTTTATCAGCAGCAACCAATCGCAGGAAGCTGACCGGTTCCTGGTGAAATTTGCCAGGCTGATGCGGATAACGCTGGAAAATTCAGAACAAACAGAAGTAGAGCTGCACACCGACCTCCAGGCCCTGGAATTATACCTGGAACTGGAAGCCCTGCGTCACCAGCAGCGCTTTACCTATAGTATCAGCATTGATCAAAGCATAGATGCCGGTAATACCCTGATCCCTCCTATGCTGCTGCAGCCTTTTGTGGAGAACAGTATCCTTCATGGCCTGCCGGCCAAAAAGGAACAGGGGCATATTGCTATCCGCGTGTTTGAGCAGGACGGAATGTTATACTGTACGGTAGCTGATAATGGTATTGGAATAGGACATGCAGCAGCCGGAGGATCAGCAGGGCCTGCAACAACCGCCGGCGTCAGCAGCAAAAGGTCCATGGGCCTGGCCATTACCCGTGAGCGGATCAGCAGTCACAACAAACTTCATGGCAGCCATGCCTCCGTATCGCTGACGGATACCGGCGGCGGCACACTGGCCACTGTCAGGCTTCCATTGCGATTAAGTTTTTAA
- a CDS encoding cupin domain-containing protein encodes MQPNLDVMFPGKQFVVFGHFFNFLATGEDSKGQYFIYEDLVPPGGGPPPHTHPDEELFYIIEGEFEFILHDISKPFRVAPGQLVRIPSNAVHTFKNVGDSTGRTITFLLPGDLEQYYRATGIQVTQPDQIPDLSRKPDYANMDLTRAFALAEAHQVRFVLPEPAEGN; translated from the coding sequence ATGCAACCGAATCTTGATGTCATGTTCCCGGGCAAACAGTTTGTAGTGTTCGGGCATTTTTTCAATTTCCTCGCTACAGGAGAGGATAGTAAGGGCCAGTATTTTATTTATGAAGACCTGGTGCCGCCCGGTGGCGGGCCGCCGCCACATACCCATCCGGATGAGGAATTGTTCTATATCATTGAGGGCGAGTTTGAGTTTATCCTCCATGATATCAGCAAGCCTTTCCGCGTGGCGCCGGGACAACTGGTGAGGATCCCTTCCAATGCCGTTCACACGTTTAAGAATGTTGGCGATAGTACAGGAAGGACCATCACTTTCCTCCTGCCGGGCGACCTGGAGCAGTACTACCGGGCTACCGGCATACAGGTCACGCAGCCGGACCAGATCCCGGACCTGTCCCGGAAACCGGACTATGCCAATATGGACCTGACCAGGGCCTTTGCCCTTGCAGAAGCACACCAGGTCAGATTTGTACTTCCCGAGCCTGCTGAAGGGAACTGA
- a CDS encoding AraC family transcriptional regulator: protein MSYREYVPCQALRPYVECYWHHIARNPEQGKDLPVQRCLPLGTVEIIVQVDNVMADIFNDHRQLWEKSNRIYLTGLYTETAIWRAQPGTLMFGIRLRPEGLMDLFRIPACEILNTVVDAEAILGIRARRMFEEMLGVQDTAALAGIAEKFLLDRLRNGKNDRNYVADACRLIRNSSDGLSVETLSETLYISKRQLQRSFKEAVGTSPKTYQRIIRFRNAYKYARNKQSGNLKWSDVCYEFGYADQAHFIRDFRSFTGDAPSAMTQDTLSFFQTLEAVSG from the coding sequence ATGAGTTACCGAGAATATGTTCCCTGCCAGGCCCTGCGTCCTTACGTAGAGTGCTACTGGCACCATATTGCCCGAAACCCGGAGCAGGGCAAGGACCTTCCTGTACAGCGCTGTCTGCCGCTGGGTACAGTGGAGATCATTGTACAGGTGGACAACGTGATGGCCGACATCTTTAATGACCACCGGCAGTTATGGGAGAAGAGTAACCGGATCTATCTGACCGGTCTGTATACAGAAACCGCTATCTGGCGGGCACAGCCCGGTACGTTGATGTTCGGGATCCGGCTTCGGCCTGAAGGATTGATGGACCTGTTCCGGATACCGGCCTGCGAGATACTGAATACGGTGGTAGATGCAGAGGCTATACTGGGCATCAGGGCCAGGCGGATGTTTGAAGAAATGCTCGGGGTACAGGATACGGCGGCGCTGGCAGGTATAGCGGAAAAATTCCTGCTGGACCGCCTGCGGAACGGGAAAAATGACCGGAACTATGTGGCGGATGCCTGCCGCCTGATCCGCAACAGCAGCGATGGCCTCTCGGTTGAAACGCTCAGTGAAACACTTTATATCAGCAAAAGACAGCTCCAGCGAAGCTTCAAGGAAGCAGTGGGCACCAGCCCAAAAACATACCAGCGCATTATCAGGTTTCGTAACGCTTATAAGTATGCGAGAAATAAACAATCGGGCAATTTAAAATGGTCCGATGTATGTTATGAGTTCGGCTATGCCGACCAGGCGCATTTTATCCGCGACTTCAGGTCATTCACCGGCGATGCGCCTTCAGCCATGACACAGGACACCCTGAGTTTCTTCCAGACCCTGGAAGCAGTAAGCGGTTAA
- a CDS encoding RNA polymerase sigma-70 factor: protein MPNPDNIKELQRRIAVYDDQLAYKDLFFHFYKPLQQFAFSFVRSHEMAEEIVSDVFIRIWERRQQIEEIENLKVYLYVSTRNTSLKYLLKQQKQVAVTIDELQVELEGQYNNPEQLLITAEMMARVQAAIDELPPRCKIVYKLIREDGLKYKEVSEILNISVKTIDNQLAIALRKIGKAINVNLRKVIRF, encoded by the coding sequence ATGCCTAATCCAGATAACATAAAGGAGTTACAGCGACGCATAGCTGTCTACGATGACCAGCTGGCGTATAAGGACTTGTTCTTCCACTTCTATAAGCCCCTGCAGCAATTTGCTTTCTCTTTTGTACGCTCGCATGAAATGGCCGAGGAGATCGTGTCCGATGTATTTATCAGGATCTGGGAGCGCCGCCAGCAGATAGAAGAAATAGAAAATCTCAAGGTATACCTCTACGTCAGTACCCGTAACACCTCTTTAAAATACCTGCTCAAACAACAGAAACAGGTGGCCGTGACCATCGATGAGCTGCAAGTGGAACTGGAAGGGCAATACAATAATCCGGAACAGCTGCTCATCACCGCCGAAATGATGGCCCGCGTACAGGCCGCTATCGATGAGCTGCCTCCCCGATGTAAAATTGTATACAAACTGATCCGGGAAGATGGGCTCAAATACAAGGAGGTCTCCGAGATCCTCAATATCTCCGTTAAAACAATCGACAACCAGCTGGCCATTGCCCTGCGCAAGATCGGCAAAGCCATCAATGTCAACCTGCGCAAGGTGATCCGTTTCTGA